One sulfur-oxidizing endosymbiont of Gigantopelta aegis genomic region harbors:
- a CDS encoding rhodanese-like domain-containing protein, with the protein MICRAKLINSFLTVCFISLFFLSDVAAEVVNLGNKQLKQMLADNVPIIDLRRYDEWQSTGIVENSHLITFFDSKGNYNVETWLQALDKIVAKNDKFILICRTGNRTGTVAHFLDKKLGYTQVYHVQRGIKNWIQKGNKVISVK; encoded by the coding sequence ATGATCTGTCGTGCCAAACTAATTAATTCATTTTTGACTGTCTGTTTTATTTCCCTGTTCTTTTTATCTGATGTTGCCGCTGAGGTAGTGAATTTAGGTAATAAACAACTTAAACAAATGCTTGCAGATAATGTCCCCATTATTGATCTTCGTCGCTATGATGAATGGCAATCGACCGGTATTGTTGAAAATAGTCACTTAATTACTTTTTTTGACTCCAAAGGTAATTATAATGTTGAAACATGGTTACAAGCATTGGATAAAATAGTGGCTAAAAATGACAAGTTTATTTTAATTTGTCGGACCGGAAATCGAACCGGTACAGTTGCTCATTTTTTAGATAAGAAATTAGGCTATACTCAGGTTTATCATGTGCAGCGCGGCATAAAAAACTGGATTCAAAAAGGCAATAAAGTCATTTCAGTTAAATAA